The following DNA comes from Terriglobales bacterium.
GTGAAGATCTTCCTCGACGCCGCCCCCGAGGTCCGGGGCCAGCGCCGCTTCCGCCAGCAGCCCGGGGAGGCCGCCCCTCCCCCCGAAAAAGTCTTGGAGGAACTGCGCGCGCGCGATCTCCGCGACCGCTCCCGCGCTCACTCTCCCCTGGTCCCGGCCCCGGGCGCTCTGGTCCTGGACTCCACCGCGCTTTCCCTCGATCAGGTGGTGGCCCGGGTGGAGGCGGTTATCGCCGGAAAGCTGTCTGCGGCCCGCTCCCGTCGCCCCCCGCGAACGGCCCGGCCCCGCTGACCAAAAGCGGAACAAGGGGGCCTGCCCCCACCGAATTTTCGGTTAGGATTTGCCCTTCCTTTGATATACTGCCCGCACTTTTGCCGTTTTCCAGGAGTCTTAATTTTTGCAGCCGGAACCCCCGAACAAGGGGAGCCCCGGGCAGGGACACTTTCGGTCAGCCTCCCCCCTGGACTGATCACCCTTTGCCAAGAACTAGTTCCTAACACTTGGGAGTACCCCCTTGTTCCTGATTGAGGACCTGACGCAAGTGGTCATGTACCTGCTGTTGACGGTACTGGCCCTCAACTTGGTGTTCCTGATCTTCGTTTTCTATCGCCGCGCCGCCCGCAACCGCTACTACCGGGCCAAGGATGCGGCTCGCGAGCGCTATGGCACCGTGCTTTCGCAGTTCGCCAACGGCGAGATCACTACGGAGCAGGCGGCCGAGGGCCTGCGTGGCGCCACGGGCGCCGCGGCCCGGGACGCGGTACAGGAACGCCTGATGGCCTCCGTCGACCCTATCAATGTTGAGCACGTGAGCAATCTCTTCTTCGCCCTGGGCTACGTGGACCACTGGGCCCGGACCGCCTTCGGGCGCAGCCGCGCCGCCCAGCTCAAGGAGCGTTCTCGCCGCAAGGAAAAAGCGGCCATCTCCAGCGGCCAGCCCAAGAGCATGTGGAACTCCATGCGCCGCGCGCGCTTGTTCTCCGTGCCCCGCGCCCTGGCCGTGGATCACCTGGGCAAGCTCGCGCCCGAGTTCTCGCAGGTTTTTGTGGCCGAGGCCCTGCACGACCCCTCCGGCCAGGTGCGGCGCGTGGCCGTCGAGGCCATCGGCAAGAACCGCCATCCCGCCGCCATCCCCCTGCTGCTGGAGGAGCTGCGCAAGGCCATTGATGAAGGCAACGACGTCTCTCTGCGCACCACCAAATCGGCGCTGATCTGCTACAACCTGGAGGACCTCCCGCACTTCCTGCCCTTCCTCAGCCATCCCAGCCGCCGGGTGCGCTTCTTTGTGGTGGACGCGGTTCGCGAGATCTTTGTCAAGGCCTCCCGCTACACCTCCATCAGCCGCGCCAATCTCTCCCAGGAGATCCGCACGGCGTTTCTGACCAAGGTGGCCTCGGATACCTTCGCCGACGTGCGCGCCCGTGGCGCTGCCGTCATCGCCCACTTCCGCGAGCCCCAGGCCACCGACGTCCTACGCAAGCTGCTGGCCGACGAGAACGAGTTCGTCCGCCTGCACACCGTCCGCGTCTGCAACGACCCCTTCTACTCTGACCTGGTGCCGGACATCGTCCGCTGCCTGGCCGACAACAAGTGGCGGGTGCGCGAGGCTGCGGCCCAGACCCTGAGCGCCTTCGGCCACCGCGGCAGCAACGAGCTCTACCGCTACTTCATCGTGGCCAAGGACCGCTACGCCGCGGAGCAGATCGCGGAGGAGGTCCAGCGCACCGGGATGATCCGCACCCTCCTGGAGGAACTGTCCGGCGGGGGC
Coding sequences within:
- a CDS encoding HEAT repeat domain-containing protein, translated to MFLIEDLTQVVMYLLLTVLALNLVFLIFVFYRRAARNRYYRAKDAARERYGTVLSQFANGEITTEQAAEGLRGATGAAARDAVQERLMASVDPINVEHVSNLFFALGYVDHWARTAFGRSRAAQLKERSRRKEKAAISSGQPKSMWNSMRRARLFSVPRALAVDHLGKLAPEFSQVFVAEALHDPSGQVRRVAVEAIGKNRHPAAIPLLLEELRKAIDEGNDVSLRTTKSALICYNLEDLPHFLPFLSHPSRRVRFFVVDAVREIFVKASRYTSISRANLSQEIRTAFLTKVASDTFADVRARGAAVIAHFREPQATDVLRKLLADENEFVRLHTVRVCNDPFYSDLVPDIVRCLADNKWRVREAAAQTLSAFGHRGSNELYRYFIVAKDRYAAEQIAEEVQRTGMIRTLLEELSGGGEEAGLAQDVCRKMTLMGKTTLLTQAVAANIAPEARILLMEALMEAPTQDFLNLLTTLSKKDTGPVGAKAGSLLRQSAQRGPTPPSRG